In Fulvia fulva chromosome 10, complete sequence, a single window of DNA contains:
- a CDS encoding Ribosomal RNA-processing protein 7, producing the protein MMVPMAGQKIPPTVHDFVILPLRLPPQPSYPKEATHYLYLRANAPKVSTDDTPREVFLVNVPSDATETHIRSLFADQLGGARIENVAFEGARVGRGISAPVAPTQSKKRKRGIDENEATTEAEVGLLPETWERDIHRSGATAIVTFVDQASAQLALKEAKRATKSKRDITWGAGISSKSAPLGHARYLSHHHLRYPDHALLQQSVDSFMTAFSAQEEARARALAKQRSEPDADGFITVTRGGRSGPAREEEVKAKEAEFKRREKSRIKDDFYRFQVREKRKAHAKDLVRGFEEDQRRVEEMKKRRGRIRPE; encoded by the coding sequence ATGATGGTCCCCATGGCAGGCCAGAAGATTCCCCCGACGGTCCACGACTTTGTGATCCTCCCGCTCCGCCTCCCCCCCCAACCCTCGTACCCCAAGGAAGCGACACACTACCTCTACCTCCGCGCAAATGCACCGAAAGTATCGACAGATGATACGCCTCGAGAGGTCTTCCTTGTAAACGTCCCGAGCGATGCGACAGAGACTCATATCCGGAGTCTGTTCGCGGATCAGCTGGGTGGAGCACGCATCGAGAATGTCGCGTTCGAGGGCGCACGAGTCGGGAGGGGAATCAGCGCACCAGTCGCGCCAACACAAAGCAAGAAGCGCAAGCGAGGCATCGACGAGAATGAGGCCACGACAGAGGCAGAGGTCGGACTGCTACCAGAGACATGGGAACGGGATATACATCGAAGTGGTGCGACAGCGATAGTCACATTCGTGGACCAAGCCAGCGCACAACTCGCCCTCAAGGAAGCCAAGCGCGCAACCAAGAGCAAGAGAGACATCACATGGGGCGCCGGCATCTCCAGCAAATCCGCACCACTGGGCCACGCCCGCTACCTCTCCCACCACCACCTCCGATACCCAGACCACGCCCTCCTCCAACAAAGCGTCGACTCCTTCATGaccgccttctccgcccaAGAAGAAGCGCGCGCCCGAGCCCTCGCCAAACAACGCTCAGAGCCCGACGCAGACGGTTTCATCACTGTCACAAGAGGCGGCAGATCTGGTCCTGCCCGTGAAGAAGAGGTCAAGGCGAAGGAAGCGGAGTTCAAGAGGCGGGAAAAGAGTAGGATTAAGGACGACTTTTATAGATTCCAGGTGCGGGAGAAGAGGAAGGCGCATGCGAAGGATTTGGTGAGAGGGTTTGAGGAGGACCAGAGGAGGGTCGAGGAGATGAAGAAGAGGAGGGGGAGGATACGGCCGGAGTAG
- a CDS encoding Carboxypeptidase S1 B, protein MRVALILAHAVLVICSSQDRDRRGAPEQPKDVKYVKSPNGAGIGYKATTGVCETTPGVKSYSGYIDVKPDVHMFFWLFESRSDPANAPVTLWQNGGPTHLREYSWNKNSNLLFLSQPVGTGFSYGSTKEGYQTAFSNVVDKPTDDTGEYGRFHQVDAYQNDTSTLAAGIAWECLQALCSALPTLTPNTVNSTDFIFWAESYGGHLGPAFAKEFYTQNSKDLRTKTHRPAPQLQTLRPKTYLLEATHPQINPYGLKLINDTIYSHGKSNMYRENGCQESLDWCVSYPGYHAPDSWVRYQCTLARFICQSGVESLYYSFGSDYGRNLLNTSVIQNALGVDVNYTDNGDFALSYLRQIEELLKYDVQIAFISAAGLVAKPFTRIWESGHEISYFQPEAAFAVYIRSAHGVDIATGMVDTRGNSTYGTKGPEKTTYRREISKEEWPKCPEGGYADW, encoded by the exons ATGCGTGTCGCACTGATTCTGGCGCACGCGGTGCTCGTAATCTGCAGCTCGCAAGACCGTGACCGCCGTGGCGCACCGGAGCAGCCAAAGGACGTCAAGTACGTCAAATCACCCAATGGAGCCGGCATCGGATACAAAGCAACCACCGGTGTATGCGAGACCACGCCTGGTGTCAAGTCGTACAGTGGCTATATCGACGTCAAGCCCGACGTCCACATGTTCTTCTGGCTCTTCGAAAGCCGCAGCGATCCAGCCAATGCTCCCGTCACACTGTGGCAGAATGGCGGACCT ACGCACCTTCGAGAGTATTCCTGGAACAAGAACTCGAACCTTCTGTTCCTCTCTCAGCCAGTCGGCACGGGATTCTCCTACGGATCCACCAAGGAAGGATACCAGACAGCTTTCTCCAACGTCGTTGACAAGCCAACCGATGATACCGGGGAATATGGCCGCTTCCACCAAGTCGACGCCTACCAAAACGACACCTCCACCCTCGCAGCCGGCATTGCCTGGGAATGCCTTCAAGCCCTCTGCAGCGCTCTCCCAACCCTGACCCCCAACACCGTCAATTCCACCGACTTCATCTTCTGGGCCGAATCCTACGGCGGTCACCTTGGCCCCGCCTTCGCCAAAGAATTCTACACACAAAACTCAAAAGATCTCCGAACCAAAACTCACCGGCCGGCACCTCAACTTCAAACCCTTCGGCCTA AAACGTACCTCCTCGAGGCCACCCATCCCCAAATCAACCCCTACGGCCTCAAACTCATCAACGACACAATCTACTCCCACGGCAAATCCAACATGTACCGCGAAAACGGCTGCCAAGAGAGCCTCGACTGGTGCGTCTCCTACCCAGGCTACCACGCCCCCGACTCCTGGGTCCGCTACCAATGCACCCTCGCCCGATTCATCTGCCAATCCGGCGTCGAAAGTCTCTACTACTCCTTCGGCTCCGACTACGGC AGGAATCTCCTGAACACCAGCGTCATCCAGAATGCACTGGGTGTAGATGTGAATTACACCGATAA TGGGGATTTTGCGCTGAGCTATCTTCGGCAGATTGAGGAACTCTTAAAGTATGATGTGCAGATTGCGTTTATATCTGCTGCTGGACTGGTGGCGAAGCC TTTCACCCGCATCTGGGAAAGCGGCCATGAAATTTCCTACTTCCAGCCCGAGGCGGCGTTCGCAGTGTACATTCGCAGCGCGCATGGGGTTGATATCGCTACGGGGATGGTTGACACGAGGGGAAATAGTACGTATGGCACCAAAGGTCCCGAGAAGACGACGTATAGGAGGGAGATTTCGAAGGAGGAGTGGCCTAAATGTCCGGAGGGCGGGTATGCGGATTGGTAG
- a CDS encoding Heterokaryon incompatibility protein 6, OR allele, with protein MSNLDARSGPEAIHHYEPLDPPLSNLNANPDLEDIYHYEPLPTTTHIRVLTLLPSSERGRVCGTLPAVSLDQAVDYTALSYSWGMNETGNASFSHEVDIEGRRLPITRNLFECLLRLQTRNGPSRMWIDAVCINQKDVQERSRQVQMMAEIFSTASEVLVWLGEGSDEAEDTRAYDAIPCLACHRHWEDDHDPITLKSGLPSCSVMAPLAVRLPAVMPWNSNLIDLFITMTESIIPIVERRFFTRRWIVQEIYHGKRINLMWADHLITSETYSTSLSWLFRFATHVLDWPDEWDAAAHVHLCILLGRSEGPFHLRASACDTIGSEPRVTLLYGMEYRRGLQCSDARDLLYSILSLDPRHNIIADYSLPIRDLFVSLSRYCLDTGEFNILLRSSCTISGLGEVPLCNLDLPSWTPEWSHFQKQGHPLAFMPGAKIEDDGTLIFQVNIVRTLEDYMAYMGRTMGLGDILCAFTKEPPSCGSWDSLRIILPINGRFNTYRMIPIQSVEHTKWHDIKISLLQKDGKVVFGGSQWVRIV; from the coding sequence ATGTCGAACCTTGATGCAAGGTCTGGACCTGAAGCCATACACCACTACGAGCCACTCGATCCCCCACTGTCGAACCTCAACGCAAACCCTGACCTTGAAGACATATACCACTACGAGCCACTACCCACAACAACACATATCAGAGTCCTTACGCTGCTACCCTCGAGCGAACGTGGCCGAGTCTGCGGGACTCTCCCCGCCGTGTCTCTCGATCAAGCAGTCGACTACACCGCCCTTTCTTACAGCTGGGGTATGAACGAGACAGGTAATGCGTCGTTCAGCCATGAAGTCGACATTGAAGGGCGGCGCTTACCGATCACGAGGAACTTGTTCGAGTGTCTTCTTCGTCTCCAAACACGCAACGGGCCGTCCAGGATGTGGATTGACGCAGTGTGCATCAATCAGAAAGATGTTCAGGAGCGCAGTCGGCAGGTGCAAATGATGGCTGAGATCTTCTCGACGGCTAGCGAGGTTCTTGTGTGGCTAGGCGAGGGCTCAGACGAGGCAGAAGACACAAGGGCTTATGACGCGATACCATGCTTGGCCTGTCACCGACATTGGGAAGATGACCACGATCCCATCACTTTGAAAAGTGGCTTGCCATCATGCTCAGTCATGGCCCCACTTGCAGTAAGACTGCCAGCAGTCATGCCCTGGAACTCCAATCTCATTGACCTCTTCATCACAATGACTGAGTCGATCATACCTATCGTGGAGAGAAGATTCTTCACCCGCCGCTGGATCGTCCAAGAAATCTACCACGGAAAGCGGATAAATCTGATGTGGGCGGACCATCTAATCACCTCGGAGACATACTCGACGTCTCTAAGCTGGCTCTTTCGCTTTGCTACTCATGTTCTGGATTGGCCAGATGAATGGGATGCAGCGGCGCACGTGCATCTCTGTATTCTGCTAGGGAGATCTGAAGGTCCATTCCACCTCCGGGCTTCGGCGTGCGACACAATTGGATCAGAGCCTCGTGTGACTCTCCTATATGGCATGGAGTACCGTCGAGGCTTACAATGCTCGGACGCTCGAGACCTCTTATACTCAATTCTCAGCTTAGACCCACGGCACAACATCATCGCTGATTACAGCCTGCCCATTAGAGACTTGTTCGTTTCGCTTAGTCGGTACTGCCTGGACACAGGTGAATTCAATATACTTTTGAGGAGTAGCTGCACCATTTCCGGGCTCGGTGAAGTTCCTCTCTGCAATTTAGATCTTCCTTCATGGACGCCCGAGTGGTCACACTTTCAGAAGCAAGGCCATCCGCTCGCATTTATGCCTGGTGCCAAGATCGAGGATGACGGTACACTTATATTCCAGGTCAATATCGTGCGTACACTTGAGGATTACATGGCGTACATGGGCCGCACGATGGGACTCGGCGACATTTTGTGCGCATTTACTAAGGAACCTCCATCTTGCGGATCCTGGGACTCTCTGAGGATCATTCTTCCGATTAATGGACGATTCAACACATATCGGATGATTCCGATACAGTCTGTCGAACATACCAAATGGCATGATATAAAGATCAGTCTGCTGCAAAAAGATGGTAAAGTCGTTTTCGGTGGCAGTCAGTGGGTTCGCATTGTGTGA
- a CDS encoding Meiotic recombination protein DMC1 has product MPASVASGEEEEYEPQNFIVDVDQLLNHGINNSDIAKLKTNGYHTIGSVLSCMTKQLLKIKGFSDVKVEKVKEAAKKCEPNGSRVITGTELLHQRKRCFRLSTGSDNWNKILGGGFESSSVSEVYGEFRCGKTQLSHTMCVTAQLPKCDSGAEGKVAIIDTEGTFRPERIMQIAERFNVDPEQAIENIIIHRAKNSEHQHEILCSMAEQFSTGDYRLLIVDSILNLFRSDYTGRGELSERQQKLAQHLRKLAECAEEFNIAVFMTNQVQSDPGASALFAGADGRKPVGGHILAHASTTRVLLRKGRGEERVAKVMDSPDCPEGEATYVITTGGINDPEKA; this is encoded by the exons ATGCCTGCTTCCGTTGCCAGCGGCGAGGAGGAAGAGTACGAGCCACAGAACTTCATCGTTGACGTCGACCAGCTGCTCAATCATG GCATCAACAACTCCGACATCGCGAAGCTCAAGACCAATGGCTACCATACCATTGGC TCCGTACTGTCATGCATGACGAAACAGCTACTCAAGATCAAAGGCTTCTCCGATGTCAAGGTTGAGAAGGTGAAGGAGGCAGCCAAGAAGTGCGAG CCGAATGGTTCCCGCGTCATCACCGGCACCGAGCTACTTCACCAACGCAAGAGATGCTTCCGCCTCAGCACTGGCAGCGACAATTGGAACAAGATCCTTGGTGGCGGTTTTGAGTCCAGCAGCGTCAGCGAGGTGTATGGCGAGTTCCGATGTGGCAAGACTCAGCTCAGCCATACCATGTGTGTGACTGCACAACTTCCCAAGTGCGATAGTGGCGCCGAGGGCAAGGTGGCAATCATTG ACACCGAAGGCACATTTCGCCCTGAGCGTATCATGCAGATTGCTGAGCGCTTCAATG TCGACCCAGAGCAAGCCATCGAGAACATCATCATCCACCGGGCCAAGAACAGCGAGCACCAGCACGAGATCCTTTGCAGCATGGCTGAGCAATTCTCGACTGGTGACTACCGCCTGCTCATCGTCGACAGCATCCTCAATCTCTTCCGCAGCGACTACACTGGCCGTGGAGAGCTCAGCGAGCGTCAGCAGAAACTCGCACAGCACCTCCGCAAGCTTGCAGAGTGCGCAGAAGAGTTCAACATCGCCGTATTCATGACCAACCAGGTCCAGTCAGACCCTGGTGCAAGCGCACTCTTTGCTGGTGCCGATGGTCGCAAGCCAGTTGGTGGTCACATTCTTGCTCACGCATCCACCACCCGTGTACTGCTCCGCAAAGGCCGCGGCGAGGAGCGTGTTGCAAAGGTGATGGACTCTCCTG ACTGCCCGGAGGGTGAAGCTACCTATGTCATCACCACCGGCGGCATCAACGACCCTGAGAAGGCATGA
- a CDS encoding Zinc finger protein GIS2 produces the protein MSSLSRRACYKCGNVGHYAEVCSSTERLCYNCKQPGHESNNCPSPRTTETKQCYHCQGLGHVQADCPTLRLSGGAAGGGRCYSCGQPGHLARNCPTPNSAPVGRGAGGPARGGYGGGNFRGGFAGGNRAATCYKCGGPNHFARDCQAQAMKCYACGKLGHISRDCTAPNGGPLNSAGKTCYRCGEAGHISRDCPQSADGTTNGDAPAINGDANPTPTTGLQPDAAALAPVAPAQVVA, from the exons ATGTCTTCACTTTCGCGTCGCGCGTGCTACAAGTGTGGCAATGTTGGACACTACGCCGAGGTGTGCTCGAGCACCGAGCGACTGTGCTACAACTGCAAGCAGCCGG GCCATGAGAGCAACAACTGCCCAAGCCCCAGAACGACCGAGA CGAAACAATGCTACCACTGCCAAGGACTTGGTCACGTTCAGGCTGACTGCCCTACGCTACGTCTGAGCGGCGGTGCTGCCGGCGGAGGACGATGCTACTCTTGTGGACAGCCCGGCCATCTTGCG CGCAACTGCCCGACTCCCAACTCCGCGCCAGTCGGTCGCGGCGCTGGCGGCCCAGCTCGCGGCGGTTATGGCGGAGGCAACTTCCGAGGTGGATTTGCTGGCGGTAACCGAGCAGCGACCTGCTACAAGTGTGGCGGACCGAACCACTTTGCGCGCGACTGTCAGGCTCAGGCTATGAAGTGCTATGCCTGCGGCAAGCTTGGACACATCTCACGCGACTGCACTGCTCCCAATGGCGGCCCACTGAACAGCGCAGGCAAGACCTGCTACCGCTGCGGCGAGGCCGGACACATCTCACGAGACTGCCCACAGTCGGCCGACGGCACCACCAATGGCGACGCTCCAGCGATCAATGGCGATGCCAACCCGACTCCAACCACTGGCCTGCAACCCGATGCAGCTGCCCTGGCACCTGTTGCTCCAGCACAGGTGGTGGCTTAA
- a CDS encoding UDP-N-acetylglucosamine pyrophosphorylase: protein MDAIKLLAHHAAAALNLGGSHDAETQLTAPSEEAYNTLKQKYEKAGQGQVFSFWHALSDHEKGSLYHQLEPIDPGYINNITNKALPPPKPASEDQTPNLETLPDNATTSTIDSEEALLHSWHESGLKLISENKVGVVLMAGGQGTRLGSSAPKGCYDIELPSHKSLFQLQAERIGKLQQLASKIHDKKEVTIPWYIMTSGPTRTPTQDFFEEKQYFGLNRNNVIFFEQGVLPCVTMEGKILLESKGKVALAPDGNGGLYAALIGSGVVGDMEKRGVKHIHAYCVDNCLVRVADPTFIGFSAEKDVSIATKVVRKRNAKESVGLILQKNGKPDVLEYSEIDQETAEAKDSKDSSLLKFRAANIVNHYYSFDFLNSIPEWSHRLPHHVAKKKIPTVDDKGNPVKPEKPNGIKLEQFVFDCFPFLSMDKFACMEVKREDEFSPLKNAKGTGEDDPDTSRKDILKQGQRFLEGAGAIVVSESEETGVEVSPLISYAGEGLEFLKGREIKAPAVIEKEQD from the exons ATGGACGCCATCAAGCTTCTCGCCCACCACGCCGCCGCTGCCCTCAACCTAGGCGGCAGCCACGATGCAG AGACGCAGTTGACGGCACCTTCCGAGGAGGCGTACAACACTCTCAAGCAAAAGTACGAGAAGGCTGGTCAAGGACAAGTCTTCAGCTTCTGGCACGCGCTCAGCGACCACGAGAAGGGCAGCCTGTACCACCAGCTCGAACCCATCGACCCAGGATACATCAACAACATCACCAACAAGGCGTTACCCCCACCGAAGCCCGCATCCGAAGACCAGACACCGAACCTCGAGACCCTCCCCGACAATGCTACCACATCCACGATTGACAGCGAGGAGGCTTTGCTGCACAGCTGGCACGAGTCAGGCCTCAAGCTGATCTCGGAGAACAAGGTGGGTGTGGTATTGATGGCAGGAGGTCAAGGTACACGATTGGGAAGCTCGGCGCCAAAGGGTTGCTACGACATTGAGCTCCCAAGTCACAAGAGTCTGTTCCAGCTACAGGCAGAGCGCATTGGCAAGCTGCAACAATTGGCCAGCAAGATCCACGACAAGAAAGAGGTGACGATCCCATGGTACATCATGACATCTGGTCCTACAAGAACGCCAACACAAGACTTCTTCGAGGAGAAGCAGTACTTTGGCCTGAACCGCAACAACGTCATCTTCTTCGAGCAGGGAGTGCTGCCATGCGTCACCATGGAGGGCAAGATCCTGCTTGAGAGTAAGGGCAAGGTTGCACTTGCTCCAGATGGCAATGGCGGTCTGTATGCTGCCCTCATTGGCTCGGGTGTTGTTGGAGATATGGAGAAGCGTGGTGTCAAGCATATTCACGCGTACTGCGTGGACAACTGCTTGGTGCGTGTCGCGGATCCCACATTTATTGGCTTCAGCGCAGAGAAGGATGTCTCGATCGCAACCAAGGTGGTGCGAAAGCGTAATGCCAAGGAGAGCGTCGGCTTGATCCTGCAGAAGAACGGCAAGCCAGACGTGCTGGAGTACTCTGAGATCGACCAAGAGACTGCAGAG GCCAAGGACTCCAAAGACTCCAGCCTTCTCAAGTTCCGCGCCGCCAACATCGTCAACCACTACTACAGCTTCGACTTTCTCAACTCCATCCCAGAGTGGTCGCACCGGCTGCCACATCACGTCGCCAAGAAGAAGATCCCGACTGTCGACGACAAGGGCAACCCCGTCAAGCCGGAGAAGCCGAACGGTATCAAGTTAGAGCAGTTCGTGTTTGACTGCTTCCCATTCTTGTCCATGGATAAGTTCGCCTGTATGGAGGTCAAGCGCGAGGACGAGTTCTCGCCGCTCAAGAATGCAAAG GGCACTGGCGAAGACGACCCAGACACCTCACGCAAGGACATCCTCAAGCAAGGCCAACGTTTCCTCGAAGGCGCAGGCGCGATCGTGGTCAGCGAGAGCGAGGAGACAGGTGTCGAAGTCTCACCTCTCATCTCCTACGCCGGCGAAGGTCTCGAGTTCTTGAAGGGCCGTGAGATCAAGGCGCCTGCCGTCATTGAGAAGGAGCAAGATTGA
- a CDS encoding Tannase, with protein MKRTFVSVAGATAASAPSLSSICSSSNVKSALPCITGINYGDVTAAGVYNASVEAGDDYPATSGRNYCNVTVNYSHGGKSDSVNVCYYLPEPSQYEGRFLATGGGGFAINSGASGLDGGLVYGAAAGCTDGGMGWGRELEEVMLTVNGSINYDMPNNLGYLSVHEMTEIGKGLSKNFYNSSKLYAYYQGCSEGGCDGWSQPHHDWPQIFETADLNGYAPNSCALAKIVNETIAACDALDGKTDGVVARSDLCHLHYNATAAIGKAYSCAASTSINLITGAVSGSSPAANGTVTAHDVAVFLAVQNGPYDSNNRHLYVGFQPGTDAAPNAAGTYNTAPGSYDVAAISGIGAEWIQYLLNKVEDESLSLKGVGVDALRWTRSPSPWDMSTTTILASPRKNFKICTAAATDRVSPPSTRMFLSSGISCVPRAVITLIPL; from the exons ATGAAGCGTACTTTCGTTTCAGTAGCAGGTGCTACCGCGGCATCGGCGCCCAGTCTGTCAAGCATTTGCAGCAGCTCGAATGTCAAAAGCGCTCTTCCCTGCATCACCGGCATCAACTATGGCGATGTCACAGCTGCTGGAGTTTACAATGCTTCTGTTGAGGCCGGCGACGACTACCCAGCAACCAGTGGACGCAATTACTGCAATGTGACTGTCAACTACTCCCATGGTGGGAAGTCGGACAGT GTCAACGTCTGTTACTACCTCCCCGAGCCATCTCAGTACGAAGGACGCTTCCTCGCGACCGGCGGTGGTGGCTTCGCAATCAACTCTGGTGCATCTGGACTCGATGGAGGCCTCGTCTACGGCGCCGCAGCAGGCTGCACAGATGGCGGCATGGGCTGGGGCCGCGAGCTGGAAGAGGTGATGTTGACTGTGAATGGTAGCATCAactacgacatgcctaacAACCTCGGCTACCTCTCAGTCCACGAAATGACAGAGATCGGCAAAGGTCTTTCGAAGAACTTCTACAACTCCTCCAAGCTCTATGCATACTACCAAGGATGCAGCGAAGGCGGATGCGATGGATGGTCACAG CCGCACCATGACTGGCCACAAATTTTCGAGACTGCTGACCTCAACGGATACGCTCCAAACAGCTGCGCTCTCGCCAAGATCGTCAATGAGACGATCGCTGCCTGCGATGCGCTCGATGGCAAGACCGATGGTGTAGTCGCACGATCGGACCTCTGCCATCTCCATTACAACGCCACAGCTGCCATCGGCAAAGCATACTCCTGCGCCGCCTCCACGTCCATCAATCTGATCACCGGCGCAGTCTCAGGCTCAAGCCCAGCCGCCAACGGCACAGTCACCGCCCACGACGTCGCAGTCTTCCTCGCAGTCCAAAACGGTCCCTACGACAGTAACAACAGACACCTCTACGTCGGCTTCCAACCCGGCACAGACGCCGCCCCCAACGCCGCAGGTACTTACAACACTGCCCCCGGCTCCTACGACGTCGCAGCCATCAGCGGCATCGGCGCCGAATGGATCCAGTACCTCCTCAACAAAGTCGAAGATGAAAGCCTCTCCCTCAAAGGCGTCGGTGTCGATGCACTACGCTGGACAAGGTCTCCCTCACCGTGGGACATGTCAACAACCACAATCCTAGCCTCGCCACGCAAGAATTTCAAAATTTGCACAGCAGCAGCAACGGACCGTGTCTCTCCACCCAGTACAAGGATGTTTCTCTCTTCAGGCATCTCATGCGTCCCTCGTGCGGTCATCACGTTGATCCCCTTGTAA
- a CDS encoding Acyltransferase calJ, giving the protein MVNAKAQKACQESLDSVTGDPSTGIAGLVFVAIDKNGEQIAACPSGKKGIGSGSSKPMDMDTVFWIASCTKLLATISCMQAVERGQLRVDDAKQVHQLCPELNDKKVLQPDGTLVPRKNDITLRMLLSHTAGFAYEFFHPTLREHGRPIGYDCFKADIRDILRMPLVHQPGEKWEYGTNIDWAGIVLERATGVRLNDWIQNNIMQPLGLKAINMFPAEDMKKNLAYMHQKWPGDPSGKSEERDHILREPLLADTKEEQARLFHSGGAGCFAKPAEYVQVLAALLNDGRSPITGNRILKEETVKAMWTNQVPDMPNFARQGIPDAKRDQTNSTPELYPQEGNPPQGWGLSFMLTQEPGATGRGSNTAWWAGLANLYWWCDREKGVAGMIASQQMPFLDLNVLGQWAACESAVYASV; this is encoded by the exons ATGGTCAACGCAAAAGCTCAAAAGGCTTGCCAAGAGTCCCTCGACAGTGTGACTGGCGACCCGTCTACTGGTATCGCTGGTCTTGTCTTTGTGGCGATCGACAAGAATGGAGAACAGATTGCGGCATGCCCGTCCGGAAAGAAGGGGATCGGATCCGGTAGCAGCAAGCCGATGGACATGGATACCGTCTTCTGGATTGCGAGCTGTACCAAGCTGCTTGCGACGATCTCGTGTATGCAGGCTGTGGAGAGGGGCCAATTGAGGGTGGATGATGCGAAGCAGGTGCATCAGCTGTGTCCAGAGTTGAATGATAAG AAAGTGTTGCAGCCGGATGGTACCCTTGTACCGCGCAAGAACGATATAACGTTGCGGATGTTGCTTTCACATACTGCTGGCTTTGCTTATGAGTT CTTCCACCCAACACTGCGCGAGCACGGTCGTCCCATAGGCTATGATTGCTTCAAAGCTGAT ATCCGAGATATCCTTCGCATGCCACTTGTCCACCAGCCAGGTGAAAAGTGGGAGTACGGCACAAACATCGACTGGGCCGGCATTGTCCTCGAGCGTGCCACTGGTGTGCGTCTGAACGATTGGATCCAGAACAACATCATGCAGCCTCTTGGTCTCAAAGCTATCAACATGTTCCCGGCGGAAGACATGAAGAAGAATCTCGCATATATGCACCAAAAGTGGCCAGGCGATCCTTCGGGAAAGAGTGAAGAGCG CGACCACATCCTCCGCGAACCACTCCTCGCCGACACCAAAGAGGAACAAGCACGTCTCTTCCACAGCGGTGGTGCCGGCTGTTTTGCCAAGCCAGCGGAATACGTCCAAGTTCTTGCTGCGCTTCTCAATGATGGTAGATCACCCATCACAGGCAACCGCATCCTGAAGGAAGAGACCGTCAAAGCAATGTGGACGAACCAGGTCCCTGACATGCCCAACTTCGCCCGTCAAGGCATTCCAGATGCGAAGCGAGACCAGACCAATTCTACTCCCGAGCTGTACCCACAGGAAGGCAACCCGCCCCAGGGATGGGGTCTCAGCTTCATGTTAACGCAAGAGCCTGGAGCGACGGGAAGAGGCAGCAACACTGCTTGGTGGGCTGGGCTGGCGAATTTGTATTGGTGGTGTGATAGGGAGAAGGGAGTCGCGGGCATGATTGCCAGTCAGCAGATGCCGTTCTTGGATCTGAATGTGCTTGGGCAGTGGGCTGCTTGTGAGTCTGCTGTATATGCGTCGGTTTGA